From Hyalangium minutum, the proteins below share one genomic window:
- a CDS encoding type I polyketide synthase — protein MSNEGTDKFKDLFKRSLVKISELDERVRQLEHEKAEPIAIVGMACRFPGGGRDLESFWNALDQGVDAITRVPESRWRTEDWPEPPAVRWGSFLDQIEQFDPSFFGISHREALKMDPQQRLLLEVSWTALEDAAQPADQLMGSQTGVFIGISTHDYQERVSTLPPEDLDVHCATGNMYSIAAGRLSYVLGLQGPAMSVDTACSSSLVAVHLACQSLRAGECGVALAGGVNLLLSPVSMQLVAQALSPDGRCRAFDAKANGFVRGEGCGVVVLKRLSDAVRDGDRIRAVIRGSAVNQDGRSTGLTAPNVLSQQALLRKALESAGVKAREVSYLEAHGTGTPLGDPIEMEALKKVLGAPEEGAGLCAVGSVKTNVGHLEAAAGIAGLIKTVLSLEKEKLPKHVNFEALNPRIELEGSRLRVVGGGQEWKRGEKARVAGVSSFGLSGTNAHVVLQEAPVPAAAAQASPHRERPTHVLALSAMTHEALRAQARQMSEHLLSHREQPFADACFTANTGRAHLVHRLSVVASSPEQAAAELMAFSRDPASAGCAQGEATPQALGKVAFLFTGQGSQFLGMGRELYETQPVFREALDRCAKILEGRLPRPLLSVIHGEDPELLDQTQYTQPALFAVEYALTELWRSWGVTPHAVFGHSVGEFVAACVAGVYTLEEGLGLISERARLMQGLSAPGAMLSVRAKPARVEQALARYQSRLSIAAFNGPERVSFSGDRDAVEALAAELSAEGIEAKALRVSHAFHSAHMEPILPALEREASKVALQPARIPWVTNVSGGVSTRVTAEYFRRQCREPVRFTEAMSALASLGCDVFLEVGPHPTLLGLAADCVSQGSFLPSLRRGQSDWAVIGRSLGELYVRGARIDWRGFDKPYSRRVASVPHYPFQRSRYWIDREEHPLPGARLDANGERILSPGEEAQYVIEVSTSRQPYLEDHKLEGRVVVPGAFYMATVLELAARLRGSREGLGLEGLVIPEPLIVSQPTRLHLLFAPDGEGRRFQASTPETNGDQVSWHTHAAGRLKEKVSGHELGTAPSSLEALRARCPNEAGLDGFYQAAQDGGLELGPSFRWIRQMWRGDGEALARLGRPSTIEFKSGAPHPGMIDAWLQVVGAALPAESTSATYLPFRIESLWCGELPDEELWCHTRFRPGSGAPGESWSGDAKVYDSKGRLVGFIEGLLLKKVALTRPAPARSRVRTDWMYELAWRPSPLPVSPVPSSRRVLVFGGAGDQAWVEARRQAGGTWIEVLPGERFEQLDAEHFRANPASPEDVRRVLESVKEPLLTDILFLWTAAAGDDAAMAERSCLGALHLIQGLVSAGLTPRLWLVTHGAQRVEQEPLAPAQAMLWGLGRTAGNEHPELSCVLVDLEPGDTERVSLLAELAAGATGETQLAWRGGKRYLARLVQAGETRGALRLPDAESYVLQIARRGVLEDLTLVPRGRREPAAGEIEISIEAMGLNFRDVLNALGMYPGDPGPLGLECAGTVTRVGPGVAHVAVGDAVMALAPESFARYVTVDARKAVRRPKGMSAAEAATIPVAFLTAWYGLHRLGRITRGDRILIHAAAGGVGMAAVQVAQRAGAEVFATASRGKWRALHRMGVKRVMSSRTLDFADEIRRDTGGQGVTLVLNSLTGEFIPKSLAIMAPGGRFLEMGKVDLWEPERVAAHRSDVSFQAFDLGTVGPDEIQEMLVELAGAFERGELRPLPRRDFPITRAIPAFRWMQGARHVGKVVLLPPEAASAAFSAREDASYLVTGGLGALGLRVARWLAGCGARHLVLCGRSGVTTDAQRTVLSELAGAGVHVEVLALDVSDKARLGEALAELERRIPPVRGIFHSAGVLDDGILLRQTPERFRKVLAPKVDAALALHELTRDRVLDRFVLFSSVASLMGSQGQGNYAAANAFLDALAHALRDEGVSAVSINWGAWTEGMAGRLDAQQSGRVASQGMGVIPPEEGIALLERVLVSGAANLAVLPIDWSALTARAAALPPFLAEVAPRGEQQGAPVLVGTELVERLRRAAPDERAELLRAAVQGQAAKVLGAPSASDVPLRRPLRELGLDSLMAVELRNALARMVGKPLPATLVFDHPTLEQIVRYLLDQVLQLEDVAASSTVEAVAEQAADEPIAIVGMACRFPGGANSPEAFWSLLRDGVDGIREVPPERWRIDDVYDPEPGRAGKMYTRWGGFLDGVDRFDAGFFGIAPREAAAMDPQQRLLLEVTWEALESAGQRDDALMGSPTGVYLGICGSDYAQLSLGSLGSDVHAGTGTAFSVAAGRLSYALGLKGPAIAIETACSSSLVAVHLACQSLRSGETQLALAGGVNLMLTPELTMYFSQIRAMARDGRCKAFSAAADGYVRSDGCGMVVLKRLSAALRDGDPIWAVVRGSAVNQDGRSNGLTAPNGPSQEAVIRGALRQAGLTPADVGYIEAHGTGTPLGDPIELQALGAALGKGRPADQPLLVGSVKTNIGHSEGAAGIAGLIKAVLVLRHEAIPPSLHFTEPNPHIPWDSLPIQIPTQLVPWKRGEKARVAGVSSFGLSGTNAHVVLEEGPRREERGGGEEGEHVVVVSARSEGALKEAAKEYAGYLEGAEGVRLKDVAYTGLMRRSQHEHRLAVVGRSVEEVSGGLRGWSEGREVSGVVSGRGGEGSARVVFVYSGQGAQWKGMGKELMESSEVFRRAVEECDAAFREVGGYSVVEALKGEEPERTDQIQATLYAMQVGLTEQWKAWGVEPEAVVGHSMGEVGAAYAAGVLSARQGAEVIWKRSQLMRSKSGQGATGVVELGWEQVKEELKGYEGRV, from the coding sequence ATGTCGAACGAAGGCACTGACAAGTTCAAGGATCTCTTCAAGAGATCCCTGGTGAAGATCTCCGAACTGGACGAGCGCGTCCGTCAGCTCGAGCACGAGAAGGCGGAGCCCATCGCCATCGTGGGAATGGCGTGCCGCTTCCCCGGGGGAGGCAGGGATCTCGAGTCCTTCTGGAACGCACTCGACCAGGGCGTGGACGCGATTACCCGCGTCCCCGAGAGCCGTTGGCGCACCGAGGACTGGCCGGAGCCTCCGGCGGTGCGCTGGGGCTCGTTCCTCGATCAGATCGAGCAGTTCGATCCCAGCTTCTTCGGCATCTCGCACCGCGAGGCGCTGAAGATGGATCCCCAGCAGCGGTTGCTGCTCGAGGTGAGCTGGACGGCCCTCGAGGATGCGGCGCAGCCCGCAGATCAGCTCATGGGCAGCCAGACCGGCGTCTTCATTGGCATCTCCACCCATGACTACCAGGAGCGGGTGTCCACGTTGCCGCCCGAAGACCTGGATGTGCACTGCGCCACCGGCAACATGTACAGCATCGCGGCCGGGCGGCTCTCGTATGTGCTGGGGCTGCAAGGCCCCGCCATGTCCGTGGACACGGCGTGCTCGTCGTCGCTGGTGGCGGTGCACCTGGCCTGCCAGAGCCTGCGCGCGGGCGAGTGCGGCGTGGCGCTCGCCGGGGGCGTGAACCTCCTGCTCTCGCCCGTGAGCATGCAGCTCGTCGCCCAGGCGCTGTCGCCGGACGGGAGGTGCCGAGCGTTCGACGCGAAGGCGAACGGGTTCGTGAGGGGAGAGGGCTGTGGAGTGGTGGTGCTCAAGAGGTTGTCGGACGCGGTGAGGGATGGAGACCGGATCCGAGCGGTGATCCGAGGCTCAGCAGTGAACCAGGACGGGAGGAGCACGGGGCTGACGGCGCCGAATGTGTTGTCGCAGCAGGCGTTGCTGCGCAAGGCGCTGGAGAGCGCAGGCGTGAAGGCCCGGGAGGTGAGCTATCTCGAGGCGCACGGGACGGGGACGCCGCTGGGGGACCCGATCGAGATGGAGGCGCTCAAGAAGGTGCTGGGCGCGCCGGAGGAAGGGGCTGGGCTGTGCGCGGTGGGCTCGGTGAAGACGAACGTGGGGCACCTTGAGGCGGCGGCGGGGATAGCGGGTCTGATCAAGACGGTGCTGTCGCTGGAGAAGGAGAAGCTGCCGAAGCACGTGAACTTCGAGGCGTTGAACCCGCGGATAGAGCTGGAGGGGAGCCGGCTGCGAGTGGTGGGAGGGGGGCAGGAGTGGAAGAGGGGAGAGAAGGCACGGGTGGCGGGGGTGAGCTCGTTCGGGTTGAGCGGGACGAATGCGCACGTGGTGCTGCAAGAGGCCCCCGTGCCAGCGGCTGCCGCCCAGGCCAGTCCTCACCGAGAGCGGCCGACGCACGTTCTGGCGCTCTCGGCGATGACCCACGAGGCCCTCCGTGCGCAGGCTCGCCAGATGTCCGAGCACCTGCTCTCGCATCGTGAGCAGCCGTTCGCGGATGCTTGCTTCACCGCCAACACGGGGCGCGCACACCTCGTGCACCGTCTCTCGGTGGTGGCGTCCTCTCCCGAGCAGGCCGCGGCGGAGTTGATGGCCTTCTCGCGAGACCCTGCCAGCGCGGGTTGCGCTCAGGGCGAAGCCACTCCTCAAGCTCTCGGGAAGGTGGCCTTCCTGTTCACCGGCCAGGGCTCCCAGTTCCTGGGCATGGGGCGTGAGCTGTACGAGACGCAGCCCGTGTTCCGCGAGGCGCTTGATCGGTGCGCGAAGATCCTCGAAGGGCGCCTGCCCAGGCCGCTGCTCTCCGTCATCCACGGGGAAGATCCGGAGCTGCTCGATCAGACGCAGTACACGCAGCCGGCCTTGTTCGCGGTGGAGTACGCGCTGACAGAGCTGTGGCGCTCTTGGGGGGTGACGCCGCACGCGGTCTTCGGGCACAGCGTCGGTGAGTTCGTGGCGGCCTGCGTCGCCGGGGTCTACACGCTCGAAGAGGGCTTGGGGCTCATCAGTGAGCGCGCGCGCCTCATGCAGGGGCTGAGCGCGCCCGGGGCCATGCTGTCCGTTCGCGCGAAGCCTGCTCGCGTCGAGCAGGCCCTGGCGCGCTACCAGAGCCGCCTCTCCATCGCCGCTTTCAATGGCCCCGAGCGCGTCTCCTTCTCCGGAGATCGTGACGCCGTGGAGGCACTCGCCGCCGAGCTGTCCGCGGAGGGCATCGAGGCCAAGGCGCTGCGTGTCTCGCACGCGTTCCACTCGGCGCACATGGAGCCCATCCTGCCCGCGCTGGAGCGGGAGGCCTCGAAGGTGGCCTTGCAGCCCGCGCGCATCCCCTGGGTGACCAACGTCTCGGGCGGAGTCTCCACGCGCGTGACGGCGGAGTACTTCCGGCGCCAGTGCCGCGAGCCCGTCCGGTTCACCGAGGCCATGTCCGCCCTGGCCTCGCTGGGCTGCGACGTGTTCCTGGAGGTGGGGCCTCACCCGACGCTGCTCGGGCTGGCGGCTGACTGCGTGTCCCAGGGCTCCTTCCTGCCCTCGTTGCGGCGCGGCCAGTCCGACTGGGCGGTGATCGGCCGGAGCCTGGGCGAGCTGTACGTGCGGGGGGCTCGCATCGACTGGCGTGGCTTCGACAAGCCTTACTCGCGACGCGTCGCCTCGGTGCCTCACTATCCGTTCCAGCGCTCCCGCTACTGGATCGACCGGGAGGAGCACCCGCTGCCCGGTGCGCGGCTCGATGCGAACGGCGAGCGCATCCTCAGCCCCGGTGAAGAGGCGCAGTACGTCATCGAAGTCAGCACCTCGCGGCAGCCGTATCTCGAGGACCACAAGCTCGAGGGCCGGGTGGTGGTCCCCGGGGCGTTCTATATGGCTACCGTGCTCGAGCTCGCCGCGCGGCTCCGGGGCTCGCGGGAAGGGCTGGGGCTGGAGGGGCTCGTCATCCCAGAGCCGCTCATTGTGTCGCAGCCCACCCGCCTGCACCTGCTCTTCGCCCCCGATGGCGAGGGCCGGCGCTTCCAGGCGTCGACCCCTGAGACGAACGGAGATCAGGTTTCCTGGCACACGCACGCAGCCGGCCGGTTGAAGGAGAAGGTGTCGGGGCATGAGCTGGGCACTGCACCCAGCTCGCTGGAGGCCCTGCGCGCGCGTTGCCCGAACGAGGCCGGGCTCGACGGGTTCTATCAGGCAGCTCAGGACGGTGGTCTGGAGTTGGGGCCCAGCTTCCGCTGGATCCGGCAGATGTGGCGCGGCGATGGCGAGGCCCTGGCCCGGCTTGGCAGGCCTTCGACGATCGAGTTCAAGAGCGGGGCTCCCCACCCGGGGATGATCGACGCGTGGCTGCAGGTGGTGGGCGCGGCGCTGCCCGCGGAGAGCACTTCCGCGACCTATCTTCCTTTCCGGATCGAGAGCCTTTGGTGCGGCGAACTCCCGGACGAGGAGCTGTGGTGCCACACCCGCTTCCGCCCGGGTTCCGGTGCGCCTGGTGAGAGCTGGTCCGGCGACGCGAAGGTCTACGATTCGAAGGGGCGGCTCGTCGGCTTCATCGAGGGGCTGCTGCTCAAGAAGGTGGCGCTCACCCGGCCAGCGCCCGCGCGCTCGCGGGTTCGTACCGATTGGATGTACGAGCTGGCGTGGCGGCCCAGCCCGCTCCCTGTGAGCCCGGTGCCGTCCTCGCGGCGGGTGCTCGTCTTCGGTGGGGCGGGCGATCAGGCGTGGGTAGAGGCACGGCGTCAGGCCGGAGGCACCTGGATCGAGGTGCTTCCAGGAGAGCGGTTCGAGCAGCTGGACGCGGAGCACTTCCGGGCCAATCCCGCGTCGCCCGAGGACGTGCGCCGCGTGCTCGAGTCCGTCAAGGAGCCGCTCCTCACTGATATCCTCTTCTTGTGGACGGCCGCCGCGGGCGACGACGCCGCCATGGCCGAGCGGAGCTGTCTGGGCGCGTTGCACCTGATCCAGGGCCTGGTCTCTGCGGGCCTCACGCCGCGCCTGTGGCTCGTCACTCACGGAGCGCAGCGCGTGGAGCAGGAGCCCCTCGCGCCAGCGCAGGCGATGCTGTGGGGCCTTGGCCGTACCGCAGGTAACGAGCATCCCGAGCTGTCGTGCGTCCTGGTCGACCTGGAGCCCGGGGACACGGAGCGGGTCTCGCTGCTGGCGGAGCTGGCTGCGGGCGCCACCGGGGAGACTCAGCTCGCGTGGCGCGGTGGTAAGCGCTACCTCGCGCGGTTGGTGCAAGCCGGTGAGACGCGCGGCGCGCTGCGGCTCCCGGATGCCGAGTCCTACGTGCTGCAGATCGCCCGGCGTGGAGTGCTGGAGGATCTGACCCTGGTGCCGAGAGGCCGCCGGGAGCCGGCAGCCGGAGAGATCGAGATCTCCATCGAGGCGATGGGTCTGAACTTCCGCGACGTGCTCAACGCGCTCGGGATGTACCCGGGCGATCCGGGCCCCCTGGGGCTCGAGTGCGCTGGCACCGTGACGCGCGTGGGTCCTGGGGTGGCCCATGTGGCCGTGGGCGATGCCGTGATGGCGCTCGCTCCAGAGAGCTTCGCCCGGTATGTCACCGTGGACGCCCGGAAGGCCGTGCGCCGCCCGAAAGGCATGAGCGCCGCGGAGGCCGCCACCATCCCGGTCGCGTTCCTCACCGCATGGTATGGCCTGCACCGGCTCGGCCGCATCACGCGGGGAGATCGGATCCTCATCCACGCCGCGGCGGGGGGCGTTGGCATGGCCGCCGTGCAGGTCGCCCAGCGCGCGGGTGCCGAGGTGTTCGCCACGGCCAGCCGAGGCAAGTGGAGAGCCCTCCACCGCATGGGCGTGAAGCGGGTGATGAGCTCGCGCACCCTCGACTTCGCGGACGAGATCCGACGTGACACCGGCGGACAGGGCGTCACGCTGGTGCTCAACTCGCTCACCGGCGAGTTCATCCCCAAGAGCCTGGCGATCATGGCTCCGGGGGGCCGGTTCCTGGAGATGGGCAAGGTGGATCTGTGGGAGCCCGAGCGCGTCGCGGCGCACCGGTCCGATGTCTCGTTCCAGGCGTTCGACCTGGGGACGGTGGGACCCGACGAGATCCAGGAGATGCTCGTCGAGCTCGCCGGGGCTTTCGAGCGCGGCGAGCTGCGCCCTCTGCCGAGGCGCGACTTCCCAATCACCCGCGCGATCCCCGCCTTCCGGTGGATGCAAGGGGCCCGGCACGTGGGCAAGGTGGTGCTCCTGCCCCCCGAGGCTGCTTCCGCCGCGTTCTCCGCGCGCGAAGACGCGTCCTATCTCGTCACCGGTGGCCTGGGGGCGCTCGGGCTTCGGGTGGCACGATGGCTGGCTGGGTGCGGAGCACGGCACCTCGTGCTCTGCGGGCGCAGCGGCGTCACCACGGACGCGCAGCGGACAGTCCTGAGCGAGCTGGCCGGGGCTGGCGTGCATGTCGAGGTGCTGGCGCTGGATGTCTCGGACAAGGCGCGTCTGGGCGAGGCCCTGGCGGAGCTCGAGCGGCGCATTCCGCCGGTGCGGGGCATCTTCCACAGCGCGGGTGTCCTGGACGACGGCATCCTCCTGCGCCAGACGCCGGAGCGCTTCCGCAAGGTTCTGGCTCCGAAGGTGGACGCCGCGCTCGCGCTCCATGAGCTGACCCGGGATCGGGTGCTCGATCGGTTCGTGCTCTTTTCGTCCGTGGCTTCACTCATGGGTAGCCAGGGACAGGGCAACTACGCTGCGGCCAACGCGTTCCTCGACGCCCTGGCGCACGCGCTGCGGGATGAAGGCGTCTCCGCGGTGAGCATTAACTGGGGCGCCTGGACGGAAGGCATGGCCGGGAGGCTGGATGCTCAGCAGTCCGGGCGTGTGGCCTCTCAGGGCATGGGCGTCATCCCTCCCGAGGAGGGCATCGCGCTGCTGGAGCGCGTCCTGGTCAGCGGCGCGGCGAATCTGGCCGTTCTCCCCATCGACTGGTCGGCGCTGACGGCTCGTGCCGCGGCGCTTCCTCCGTTCCTGGCGGAGGTGGCGCCTCGTGGCGAGCAGCAGGGCGCGCCCGTGCTTGTCGGCACGGAGCTGGTCGAGCGCCTGCGCCGGGCCGCGCCTGATGAGCGTGCCGAGTTGCTGCGAGCGGCGGTGCAAGGACAGGCCGCGAAGGTCCTGGGAGCCCCCTCGGCCTCGGACGTTCCCCTGCGACGGCCGTTGCGTGAGCTGGGCCTGGACTCCCTCATGGCGGTCGAGCTGCGCAATGCCCTGGCGCGCATGGTGGGCAAGCCGCTCCCGGCAACCCTGGTGTTCGATCACCCGACGCTCGAGCAGATCGTCCGGTATCTGCTCGATCAGGTCCTCCAACTCGAGGATGTGGCCGCCAGCTCTACGGTGGAGGCGGTGGCGGAGCAGGCCGCGGACGAGCCGATCGCGATCGTGGGCATGGCCTGCCGCTTCCCGGGAGGAGCCAACAGCCCGGAGGCCTTCTGGTCTCTGCTCCGGGATGGAGTGGATGGCATCCGCGAGGTGCCTCCGGAGCGGTGGCGCATCGACGACGTCTACGATCCCGAGCCTGGGCGGGCGGGGAAGATGTACACCCGCTGGGGCGGTTTCCTGGACGGCGTGGATCGCTTCGACGCCGGTTTCTTCGGCATTGCGCCGCGCGAGGCTGCGGCCATGGATCCCCAGCAGCGGCTGCTGCTCGAGGTGACCTGGGAGGCACTGGAGAGCGCCGGCCAGCGTGACGACGCGCTGATGGGGAGCCCCACCGGCGTGTACCTGGGCATCTGCGGGAGCGACTATGCGCAACTGTCTCTGGGCTCGCTGGGCAGCGACGTCCACGCCGGGACGGGGACCGCGTTCAGCGTGGCGGCCGGACGGCTCTCCTACGCGCTGGGGCTGAAGGGACCGGCGATCGCGATCGAGACGGCCTGCTCCTCCTCGCTGGTGGCGGTGCATCTGGCCTGCCAGAGCCTTCGCTCGGGAGAGACCCAACTGGCCCTGGCGGGTGGCGTCAACCTGATGCTGACGCCTGAGCTGACGATGTACTTCTCCCAGATCCGCGCGATGGCGCGCGACGGCCGGTGCAAGGCGTTCTCCGCCGCGGCGGACGGGTATGTGCGCAGCGATGGTTGCGGAATGGTGGTGCTCAAGCGCCTGTCCGCCGCCCTTCGGGATGGCGATCCGATCTGGGCGGTGGTCCGGGGCTCGGCGGTGAACCAGGACGGCCGGAGCAATGGGCTCACGGCTCCAAATGGGCCCTCACAGGAGGCGGTCATCCGGGGAGCGCTGCGGCAGGCCGGGCTCACTCCCGCGGACGTGGGTTACATCGAAGCGCACGGCACGGGGACTCCGCTGGGCGATCCGATCGAGCTGCAGGCGCTCGGTGCGGCGCTCGGCAAGGGCCGCCCAGCCGATCAGCCGCTGCTCGTCGGCTCAGTGAAGACGAACATTGGTCACTCGGAGGGAGCAGCGGGCATCGCTGGCCTGATCAAGGCCGTGCTGGTGCTGCGTCACGAGGCGATTCCTCCCAGCCTGCACTTCACGGAGCCCAATCCGCACATTCCGTGGGACAGCCTGCCCATCCAGATTCCCACTCAGCTTGTCCCCTGGAAGCGAGGAGAGAAGGCGCGAGTGGCGGGAGTGAGCTCGTTCGGGTTGAGCGGGACGAATGCGCACGTGGTGTTGGAGGAGGGGCCCCGGCGTGAGGAGAGGGGAGGAGGGGAGGAAGGGGAGCACGTGGTGGTGGTGTCAGCGAGGAGTGAAGGAGCGCTGAAGGAGGCGGCGAAGGAGTACGCGGGGTACCTGGAGGGTGCGGAGGGAGTGAGGCTGAAGGACGTTGCGTACACGGGGCTGATGAGGA